Proteins from a single region of Ziziphus jujuba cultivar Dongzao chromosome 1, ASM3175591v1:
- the LOC107419159 gene encoding tetraspanin-15 translates to MTENANSKELVPVEKAEDNSKATENANPPVTVEEGAAKAAKDQVVAIEENNNKINNMSAAEKPGQGKHLAGLSTVLTFILSLPILASVVWLFYMRNYECESLLRLPKLQFGIGIGLIAIFVISNGFVFLRARFPMPGLLVVMVPLLVMLTMGLALVGAYKMESRSIVGSPMWLKSKIYDDDIWNDIETCLYDNGACRDLVFRSLTVKSYSFPSTKLSYLEHGCCRPPTTCGMVYVNATYWEKRRRTVDGSYPYDADCDLWENDPNVMCYNCNSCKRGFYLTLKSKWWKLGIFLFFMALLLIVSHLLLFFATMLERFHF, encoded by the exons ATGACAGAAAATGCTAACTCCAAGGAACTAGTACCAGTAGAGAAAGCAGAAGACAACAGCAAAGCTACAGAAAATGCCAACCCTCCTGTAACAGTTGAAGAAGGAGCAGCAAAAGCAGCTAAAGATCAGGTGGTGGCCATTGaagaaaacaacaacaaaattaacaatatgTCTGCAGCAGAGAAACCAGGACAAGGAAAGCATTTGGCAGGCTTGTCAACCGTTCTCACATTCATTCTTTCCCTTCCTATACTCGCCTCGGTTGTGTGGCTGTTTTACATGAGAAATTACGAATGCGAAAGCTTGCTCAGACTGCCTAAGCTGCAGTTCGGTATAGGAATCGGTTTGATTGCCATCTTCGTGATTAGCAACGGTTTCGTGTTCTTGAGGGCTCGGTTTCCAATGCCTGGACTTCTTGTGGTCATGGTTCCATTGCTTGTGATGCTCACCATGGGACTTGCTCTTGTTGGAGCGTACAAGATGGAGAGCAGGAGCATTGTTGGTTCGCCAATGTGGCTGAAATCGAAAATCTACGACGACGACATTTGGAACGATATCGAAACATGTCTCTATGATAATGGAGCATGCAGGGATTTGGTGTTCAGATCGTTGACAGTCAAATCCTATAGTTTTCCCTCCACAAAATTATCATATCTTGAG CATGGATGCTGCAGACCACCAACAACGTGTGGAATGGTTTATGTGAATGCGACATATTGGGAAAAGAGAAGGAGAACGGTGGATGGATCATATCCGTACGATGCCGACTGTGATTTGTGGGAAAACGACCCAAACGTAATGTGCTACAACTGCAATTCTTGTAAACGAGGATTTTATCTGACTTTGAAGAGCAAATGGTGGAAACTTGGCATCTTCCTCTTTTTCATGGCCTTGCTGCTTATTGTTTCTCATTTGCTCTTGTTCTTTGCTACCATGTTGGAGCGTTTtcatttttga